The following nucleotide sequence is from Micromonospora sp. WMMD1120.
GCCTGCACCACGCTGGCCCGCCAGGAGGCGGTGGAGAACGGTCGGACGATCCCTGTGGTGCCGAGGATCGAGATGCCGCCGAGGATGCCGAGCCGGCGGTTGGTGGTCTTGCGGGCCATGATCTCGCCCCGAGGCACGCTGATCACGACGCGGACGCCGACCTCGCCGAGGTCGACCACCTCGGCCACCGCCTCGCCGATCATCCGACGCGGGGTGTCGTTGATCGCCGGCCCGCCGACGGCGAGCCCGAGGCCGGGTTTGGTGACGGTGCCGACGCCGGCGCCGCCGGCCAGCCGCAGCCCGGGGGTGTCGGTCCAGTCCACCGTGGCGGTCAGCTCGGCGCCGTGGGTGACGTCCGGGTCGTCCCCGGCGTCCTTGACCACCACCGCCTCGGCGCGGCTCGGTGGGGTGCCGGTCACCTCGCAGCGTTCGACGGGGAAACGGACCCGCCGTCCGGCGGGCAGTCCGATCTCCACCTCCGGCTGGGTTTCCCCGGTGACCAGCGCGGTGACGGCGGCCTTCGCCGCCGCCGTCGCGCACGCGCCGGTGGTCCAGCCGGTACGCAGCGCGGTGGGCCGGACCTTCGCGGTCCGTGGCAGGTCCGGCTCGCGCAGCGGTGGCTCGGGGTACGTCATGGTGTGTGCCCCGGTGTGGCGGTCCCCCCGGTGCGGGCGCCGGTCTGGCGGCGCAGCTCGGCGCGGGCGGCCGGCTCGGCCCGGCGGAACGTGTGGAAGTGCCCGGGGTGGTAGAGGTGCGAGCGGGTGCCCTCGGCGGCGAGAGCCGGCCCGACCAGGAACAGGGTGTGCTTCCACAGTTTGTGCTGCTTGACGGTGGCCTCCAGGGTGCCGACCGTGCAGCGCGCCACCAGCTCGTCCGGCCAGGTCGCCTGGTACGCCACCACGGCCGGGGTGTCCTCGGGGTAGCCCCCGGCCAGCAGCTCGGCCTGCACCTGCCCGGAGCGGGCGGCGGAGAGGAACAGCGCCATCGTGGTGCCGTGCCGGGCGAAGTCGCGGACCCGCTCGCCGGGCGGCATCGGGGTCTTGCCGCCCTCCAGGCGGGTGAGGATCACCGACTGGGCCACCTCGGGCACCGTCAGCTCCCGTCCGACGATCGCCGCGACGGCGGTGAACGAGGAGACCCCGGGCACGATCTCGACGGCCAGGCCGAGCGCCCGGCACAGGTCCAGTTGCTCCTGCACCGCGCCCCACAGCGCCGGGTCGCCGGAGTGGATCCGGGCCACCGTCAGGCCCCGGGCGGCGGCCCGCCGGTAGAGCGGGAGCACCCCCTCGATGGGCAGTTGCGACGAGTCGACGACCTCCGCGTCCGGGCGGGCGTGGCCGAGCACGTCTTCGTGCACCAGGCTGGCCGCCCAGATCACGATGTCCGCGTCGGCGATCACCCTGGCGGCCCGCAGGGTCAGCAGGTCCGCCGCTCCCGGGCCGGCCCCGACGAACCACACCTTGCCGTCGCTGGTCACAGCTTTCCTCCTCGGTGTTCGCGGCGGGCCGGGACCAGCAGCGTCGACAGGTACGGCAGGTCGGCTCCGGTGTCGTCGACCGGGCCGATGTGTTCGCCGGGCAACCCCAGGGCGCGTCCGAGGACCGCGTCGGAGATCCGACCCTGCCGGCGCAGCTCGGCCAGCAGCTCCGGGTGCCGCCGCCACCCCTTGTAGACGACGACGGTGCCCGGCCCGGCGAGCGCGTCGGCGAACAGGGCCGGGCCGGCGGTGGCGGGCAGCAGGGTGAGCGGCTCGCGTCCCTCGCAGAGCGGGGTGCCGCTGCGCGCCGCCAGCTCCTGCATCGCGGTGACGCCGGGCACCGTCGCCACCCGTACCGCCGGGCGCAGCGCCCGCACGCTCTGCGCCAGGTAGCCGAAGGTGGAGTAGACGTTCGGGTCGCCGATGGTGGCGAACGCCAGGGACCGCGCGCCCGCGTCGACCGACTCGACGACCACCCGGGCCGCGTCGTCCCAGGCCGCCGTGCGTCGGGCGGTCACCCCACCCCTGTCGTCCAGGGCGAACGGCAGCCGGCGCAGCCGGTCCGCCGGGACGTGCGCGCGTACCGTCGCCTCGGCCCGCCCGGCGTCCGCGCCCGGCGGCGTCGGACCGGCGGTCGCCGGGGGTTCGGGCCGGTCCGCCATCACGGGTACGAAGACCAGGTCGGCCTCGCGCAGCAGCCGCACCGCCTTGACGGTGAGCAGTTCCGGGTCGCCGGGGCCGACCCCGATCCCGGTGAGCGTGGCGGTCATCGGCACGCCTCGACCAGGCGGCGGGCCGCGTCGGGGTGCCCGGCCCAGTGGGTGTGCAGGTAGGAGGCGTGCACCCGGCCGGCGACGAAGCCGTGCGCGGTGTCGTTCCAGCGCCACGCCGGCGCGTCGCCGTGCCCGGGGTCGGTGCTGGTGCGGTGGAACTCGTGGCCGCGTACCGCCTCACCGGCGTGGGCCACCGGTGAGCCGGTGACGGCCACCGCCTCCCGGTAGCCGAGGGTGAGCCGGTCGGTCATCCGGGCGGTCGAGGCCAGCCGGCCGCACATCGGCACGCCGTCCAGGGACCGCCCGAGATAGAGCAGCCCGGCGCACTCGGCGACGATCGGTCCGTCGAAGTCGGCCACCTCGGCGCGCAGCGTGGCGTTGTCGGCGAGCGCCTGCGCGTACGCCTCGGGGAAGCCGCCGCCGATCACCAGCGCGCGGGCGTCGGCGGGCAGCGTCGGGTCGCGCAGCGGGTCGACGGTGACGACGTCCGCGCCGGCGGCGGTGAGCAGTTCGGCGGTCTCGGCGTACGAGAAGGTGAAGGCCGGACCACCGGTGAGCGCGACGCGCGGTCGCCCGACGCCGGCCGGCCCGCCGACGGCCGCGACCGGGTCCCACGCGGGGGTGGTCAGCGGTCCGGCGGTGCGGGCCAGGTCGAGCACGGCGTCGAGATCCACGGTGGCCTCGACCAGTTCGGCGAGGGCGGTGACGATGGCCAGGGACTCGGGCGCCCGTTCGGCGACCGGCACCAGCCCGAGGTGCCGGGACGGCGCGGCCACCTCGGCGGCGCGGGTGACCGCCCCGAGCACCGGCACGCCCACCTCGGCGAGGGCGTCACGCAGCAGCGTCTCGTGTCGGGCCGAGCCGACCCGGTTGAGGATCACCCCGCCGACACGCACCGCCGGGTCGAACGCGGCCATACCCATCGTCAGCGCGGCGGCGGAGCGGCCCTGCGCGGTGGTGTCCAGCACCAGCAGCACGGGCGCCCCGACGAGCCGGGCGACGTGCGCGGTGGAGGCGAAGTCGCGCCGGCCCACCGCGCCGTCGTGCAGGCCCATGACGCCCTCCACCACGGCGATGTCGGCGGGCGTGGGAACGCTCGCGCCGTGCCGCAGCAGGGCGGCGATCCGGTCCGCGCCGACCAGGAACGGGTCGAGGTTGCGCCCGGGTCGCCCGGCGGCGAGGGCGTGGTAGCCGGGATCGATGTAGTCCGGCCCGACCTTGTGCGGGCTGACCGTCAGGCCCCGGCGACGCAGCGCGGCGAGCAGCCCGGTGGCCACCGTCGTCTTGCCGTGCCCGCTGGCCGGCGCGGCGACCACCACCCGGGGCAGCGCCCACGGCGCGGCGGGCTCGGCTGCCGCCCGGGGCAGCGCCCACGGCGCGGCGCTCACCACTCGATGCCCTTCTGGCCCTTCTGGCCGGCGTCCATCGGGTGCTTGACCTTGGTCAGCTCGGCGACCAGGTCGGCGGCGGCGACCAGGCGCGGGTCGGCGTCCCGGCCGGTGATCACGACGTGCTGGAAGCCGGGCCGGTCGGCGAGCGTGGCGACCACCTCGTCGACGTCCACCCAGCCCCACTTCATCGGGTAGGTGAACTCGTCCAACACGTACAGGCCGTAGCGCTCGGCGGCCAGGTCGCGCTGGATCTGCCGCCAACCCTCCAGGGCGTCGGCGGCGTGGTCGGCCTGGCCGCCGCGCTGGATCCAGGACCAGCCCTCGCCCATCTTGTGCCAGGCCACCGGCGCGCCCTGCCCGGTGCGCTCGTGCACCTCGCCGAGCGCCCGGAAGGCGTTCTCCTCGCCCACCCGCCACTTGGCGCTCTTGACGAACTGGAACACACCGACCGGCAGGCCGGCCGTCCAGGCCCGCAGCGCCAGGCCGAAGGCCGCCGTCGACTTGCCCTTCATCTGTCCGGTGTGGACCATCAGCAGTGGCCGGTGCCGCCGCTGCCGGGTGGTCAACCCGTCGGCGGGCACGTGGCTCGGCTGTCCCTGCGGCATCAGCCCTCCCCCGCCCCGGTCCCACCCACACCTACGCCTCCCGCGCCCACGCCTCCCGCGATCTTGCGGTTCCTGTTGCTCATTTGTGCTCTCACGTCCTTTATGCCGGGACAGAAACTGCAAGATCGCGGGGGTTTGGGTGGGGGGTCGGGTGGGTGAGGGTGGTCAGGGGGTGTACCGGGGCGTTCAGCTGGGTCGCCAGGCGGTTTGCCAGGTTCAGGCGGACCGGTCCGGTCTCGCAGTCGACGACCACGCAGGCCGCGCTCGTCGCGGCCAGGACCTGTGCCGCTGCCGCCGCCCGATCCAGGGGGCGGGGGCCGGCGGTGGCCCTACCGTCGGTGACGATCAGCACCAGGGGGCGGCGCTTCGGGTCGCGCAGCCGCTCCACCCGCAGCAGGTCGACGGCGGCGAGCAAACCCTCGGCCAGCGGCGTACGCCCGCCGGTGGGCAGTTCGGCCAGCCGGGTCGAGGCGGCCAGCACGGACGAGGTGGCCGGCAGCAGCGTCCGCGCGTCGGCGCCCCGGAACGCGATCACCGCGACCTTGTCCCGCCGCTGGTACGCGTCGGTGAGCAGGGCGAGCACGGCGTCCTTCACGGTGACCATCCGCTGCCGGGCGCCCATCGAGCCGCTGGCGTCCACCACGAACAGCACCAGGTTGCCCTCGCGCCCCTCCCGCACCGCCTCCCGGAGGTCCTCCGGGCGCAGCCACAGCGGGCCGGCGAGCCGACCCCGGGTCACCTGGTGCGGCGCGGCGGCGCGCACCGTCGCCGGCAGGTGCAGCGCGTCGACCCGCCCCGCCGGCAGCCGCGCTCCGGTGGTGCGGCCCCGCCCGGTCCGGGCCCGCGAGCGCCGGCCGGGCACCCCGTCACCCAGGCCGGGCGCGGTCAGCGTCCGCGCCCGCAACCCACCCCGGGGTACGGCCACCGGCTGCGACTCCCCGCCCCGGACCTGGTCGTCGGCGCCGTCCGCCTGGCCACCTGCCGTGCCCGCGTCCCGCCCGTCGCCCCGGTCGTCCACCGGACGCTGCGGACGGTTGTCGGCTGCGGCCGGGCCGTCGGGCGTCGTCGAGTGTTCGCCCGTCCCGGATTCACCCTGGTCCAGGCTGTCACCACCATCGCCGCCCCGCGGACCGCCGACCGGGCCGTCGTCACGGATCGGGCCACCACCGGTCGGGCCGCCACCGGTCGGACCACCGCCGTCGGGGCCACTGTCGTCCGGGCCGCCGTCGTCCGGGTCGTCGGGGTGGGCGTCCTCGGCGCGTCGCAACGCCTCGTCGAGGCGCTTCTCGTCCAACCCGGGGGTGTCGAACGGGTCACGACGGCGACGGTGCGGCAGGGCCAGCCGAGCGGCCACCCGGACGTCGTCGACGGTGACGCGGTCCCGGCCGTGCCAGGCCGCGTGCGCGAGGGCGGTACGGGCGGTGACGATGTCGGCGCGCATCCCGTCCACGTCGAACGCCGCGCACACCTCCGCGATCTGCCGCAGCGCGGCGTCCGGGAGCCGTACCCCGGGCAGCCGCTCGCGGGCGGCGGCCACCTGGGCGGCGATCTCCGCGTCGGCGTCCGCCCAGCGGGCGGCGAAGCCGACCGGATCGGCGTCGGCGGCGAGCCGGCGCCGGACCACCTCGACCCGGATCTCCGGGTCCCGGCTGGCGTTCACCTCGACTGTCAACCCGAACCGGTCGAGCAGCTGCGGGCGCAGCTCCCCCTCCTCCGGGTTCATCGTGCCGACCAGCAGGAACCGGGCCGCGTGGCTGACCGAGACGCCCTCACGCTCGACGTGGCTGCGACCCATCGCCGCGGCGTCGAGCAGCAGGTCGACGAGGTGGTCGTGCAGCAGGTTGACCTCGTCGACGTAGAGCACGCCCCGGTGCGCGGCGGCGAGCAGGCCCGGTTCGAAGGCGCGTACCCCCTCGCCAATCGCCTTCTCCAGGTCCAGCGCGCCGACCACCCGGTCCTCGGCGGCGCCGACCGGCAGCTCCACCAGCCGCGCCGGGCGGGTCTCGGCGGTCGCCCCGGCGGGATGAGGGCCGTCCGGGCAGGCCGGGTCGGGCTCGGCCGGGTCACAGCCGAAGCGGCAGTCGACCACCCGGCGCACCGGTGGCAGCAGCGCGGCGAGCGCCCGCACGGCGGTGGACTTGGCGGTGCCCTTCTCGCCCCGGACCAGCACCCCGCCGATCGCCGGCGAGACCGCGTTGAGCAGCAGCGCCAACCGCATGTCGGCCATGCCGAGCACCGCGCTGAAGGGGTACGTCACTGGGCCCTCTTTCGTTCGCGACTGCGGGGCTCGCAAGACCGGCTCACTCCTCGCGCTCACACCCGGTCCTCCAGGTCGCCCTCGCTGGCCAGGTACGTGTCGCGCAACCGGTCCAGGGTGGCCGGCTCGGGTTTGGCCCACAGCCCTCGGTCGGCGGCCTCCAACAGCCGTTCGGTGATGCCGCGCAGCGCCCACGGGTTGGACTGCTCCAGGAACTCCCGGGTGGTGTCGTCGAAGAGGTACGCGGCGGCCAGGTGCTCGTACATCCAGTCGTCCACGACACCGGCGGTGGCGTCGTAGCCGAACAGGTAGTCCACGGTGGCCGCCAGCTCGAACGCGCCCTTGTAACCGTGCCGGCGCATCGCGGCGATCCACTTGGGGTTGACCACCCGGGCGCGGAACACCCGCCGGGTCTCCTCGCCCAGCGTGCGGGTCCGCACGTCGTGCGGCATCGCCGAGTCGCCCACGTACGCCGCCGGTGACGTGCCGGTGAGGTGACGGACCATCGCCACCATTCCACCGTGGTACTGGAAGTAGTCGTCGGAGTCGACGATGTCGTGCTCGCGGGTGTCCTGGTTCTTCACCGCCACCGCGATCCGGGCGAAGGAGCGTTCCATGTCGGCGCGCGCCTCCCGCCCGTCCAGGCCCCGGCCGTAGGCGTAGCCGCCCCACACCGCGTACACCTCGGCGAGGTCGGCATCGCTGCGCCAGGTCCGGGCGTCGATCAGCGGCAGCAGGCCCGCGCCGTACGCCCCGGGCTTGGAGCCGAAGATCCGGGCGGTGGCCCGCCGCTCGTCGCCGTGCTCGGCGAGGTCGGCGGCGACGTGCGCGCGCAGGTAGTTCCGCTCGTCCGGCTCGTCGAGCGCGGCGACCCGCCGGACGGCGTCGTCGAGCAGCGCCACCACGTGCGGGAACGCGTCGCGGAAGAAGCCGGAGATGCGTACCGTGACGTCGACCCGGGGCCGGCCCAGCTCGGCGGTGGGCACCACCTCGATGCCGGTGACCCGGCGGGACCGGTCGTCCCAGACCGGCCGGCAGCCGAGCAGCGCCAGCACCTCGGCGATGTCGTCGCCCTGGGTCCGCATCGCGCTGGTGCCCCACACGGTCAACCCCACCGAGCGGGGGTACGCCCCGGTGTCGGCGAGGTGCCGGGCCAGCAGCGAGTCGGCCAGGGCCACCCCGACGTCCCACGCGTTGCGGCTGGGGATGGCCTTCGGGTCGACGGAGTAGAAGTTGCGCCCGGTGGGCAGCACGTTGACCAGGCCACGGGTGGGTGAGCCGGACGGGCCGGGCGGCACGAACCGCCCGTCCAGCGCGCCGAGGGTGTGGCGCAGCTCGTCGGTGGTCCGGTCCAGTCGGGGCACCAGTTCGGTGGCGGCGAAGCGCAGCACCGCTGCGGCGTCCGGGATCGGGCGGCCGGTCACCTCGAGCACCACGGCGTCGACCGCGTCCACCGCCCAGTTGAGGGTCTCCATGCCGACCACCAGCCGCCGGGCGACGGCCTCGATCAGGTCGATCGCGTCGGCGGCGGTGCCGGCCGGCCCGTCCACCACGTCGGTCAACGCGGCGGGCAGCGCGAGCCGCTGCCCCGGGGACGCCAGCAGTTCCTGCTCGTCGAGGGCGTACGCGGCGGCGAGGGCCTGCCGCAGGCCGGGCAGGGCGCGGGTCCCACCCCAGATCTGTGGGGCGCGCAGCACCGCGAGGACCAGGTTGACGCGCGGCTCGCCGGTGGGCGCGTCGGCGAGGATGTGCAGCCCGTCGCGGATCTGCACGTCCTTGACCTCGCAGAGGTAGCCGTCGAGGTGCAGCACGAAGTCGTCGAAGTCGTCGGCGTCGGGCATCGCCTCGGCGTGCAGGTCGTGGTGCAGCTCGGCGGCGCGCACCAGGTCCCAGATCTGCGCCCGCACGGTCGGCACCTTCGCCGGGTCGAGGGCCTGCACTGTCGCGTACTCGTCCAGCAGTTGCTCCAGTTTGGCCAGGTCGCCGTAGGTCTCGGCGCGGGCCATCGGTGGCACCAGGTGGTCGATCACCACGGCGTGCGCCCGGCGCTTGGCCTGGGTGCCCTCGCCGGGGTCGTTGACGATGAACGGGTAGACCAGCGGCAGGTCGGCCAGGACCGCGTCGGGCGCGCAGTCGGCGGCCAGGCCGAGCCCCTTGCCGGGCAGCCACTCCAGGGTGCCGTGCTTGCCCAGGTGCACCACGGCGTCCGCGCCGAAGCCGCCGTCGGCGACCGGGGCGGCCAGCCAGCGGTACGCGGCCAGGTAGTGGTGACTGGGCGGCAGGTCCGGGTCGTGGTAGATCGCGATCGGGTTCTCCCCGAATCCACGCGGCGGTTGGATCAGCAGCGCCACGTTGCCGAAGCGCAGCCCGGCGAGCACGATGTCCCCGTCGTCGGTGTACAGCTCGCCCGGCGGGTCACCCCAGTGCTCCCGCATCCGCTCGCGCAGCTCGGCCGGGACCTGCTCGAACCAGCGCCGGTACGTCGGACCCGGTATCCGGGCCTCGGCGGCGGCCAGTTGCTCCGGGGTGAGCCACTCCACGTCGTGACCACCGGCGGCGATCAGCGCGTGGATCAGCGCGTCGCCGTCCGCCGGTGGCGGCGCGTCGCCCAGGTCGTAGCCGGCCTCGGCGAGCGCGGCGAACAGCCGGACCGCCGAGACCGGGGTGTCCAGCCCGACCGCGTTGCCGACCCGGGAGTGCTTGGTGGGGTACGAGCTGAGCACCACGGCGACCCGCTTGTCGGCGTTGGGCACGTACCGCAGCCGGGCGTGGCGCACCGCGATCCCGGCGACCCGGGCGGCCCGCTCGGTGTCGGCGGCGTACACCGAGAGACCGTCCGGGTCGATCTGCTTGAACGAGAACGGCACGGTGACGATCCGGCCGTCGAACTCGGGGATCGCCACCTGCATCGCCGCGTCCAGTGGGGACAGGCCGGCGTCGCTGCCGGCCCACTGCGCGTGGGTGCTGGTCAGGCAGAGCGCCTGGATGACAGGCACGTCCAGGGCGGCCAGGGCGCCGACGTCCCAGGCGTCCTCGTCGCCGCCGCCGGAGGCGTCCGCGGCGACCGCGCCGCCGGCGGCCAGGACGGTGACCAGCAGCGCGTCGCAGCGGGCGAAGAGCCCGAGCGGGCCGGCCCCGGCGGTGAGCCCGCGCAGCGATCCGCAGAAGATCGGCAGCGGGTTGCCGCCGGCCGCGCGTACCGCGTCGGCGAGCACGTCGACGAAGGCGGTGTTGCCGGCCAGGGCGTGCGCCCGGTAGAAGACGATGCCCACCGTGGGCCGCTCCGGGTCGCTCGGGTGGTCGCCGTGCACGCCGTACGCCGGGGTCGGCGTGGGCGGGGTGAACCCCTCGCCGGTGAGCAGCACCGTGTCGGACAGGAACCGGGCGAGTTGCCGGAGGTTGTCCGGTCCGCCCTCGACGAGGTACGCCAGCGCCTGCGTGACCACTCCGGACGGCACCGTGGAGATGGCCATCAGCTCCGCGTCGGGCAGCGCCTCGCCGCCGAGCACCACCGTCGGCAGGCCGCTGGCGAGCACCGCGTCGAGGCCGTCCGGCCACGCCTGCCGACCGCCGAGCAGGCGTACGACGACGAGGGCGACCCCGTCGAGCAGGGCGGGCACCTCCTCGGCGGCGACCCGGGCGGGGTTGGCCAGCCGGTAGTCCGCGCCGCTGGCGCGGGCGGCGAGCAGGTCGGTGTCGGCGGTGGACAGTAGCAGGACGCGCACGGTGGGCTCCGGAGGGTGACGACCCGGCCGCCACGCGGGCGACAGGGACGATGCGGGTGGGTGCGACGAGCCGGGAGGGTGGCGGATTACCGCTGCCGGGCGCGCGCGTCCTCGGGTCCGCCGGAGCGGCGGCTGCGCTGATGACGACGATGTTCGTCGATGAATGAGACGCTGTGCGTCATCCGGTCCTCCTCGGGTGTCCACGCCCTGGGGCACATCCCGACGGCCGAAGTATCCTGGCTTCCGGATCGACGCTCTCCCCCGGCCTTCCAACCGCAGACACACGGTCGTGACTCACGAGGGGGGATCACTCCCCGGTGACAGTGGCGGGACCGCGTCGGAATCGCACCGACTTCCTTCACTGCCGTCAGGCCGCGAATGCTGCCACACCCGCGCGCCGCCGGTCAACGCCGGCCCGGGCCCTGCCAGGCGGGCGCCAACCATCGCCAGTTGTCGATCGGCCTGCGCGTCGACGCCTGCCACGCAGCGCCCCGGATCGATCCCCCACGCCCTTTGCTCTGCCTACCCGGACGCACCGGTGACCGACCGTCACCGGTGCGTCGGGATAAGCAGAGCAAAGGACGCGCATGGCTGTTCGGGGCCGCGCGAGCGCCCCTTCTGGCCTGCGCCGACGATCCCGCCGGGCGGGCGCGCGACGGCCCGGTCACCTCGGATCGGCGCGGGCCGGGCCACCGTCCGCCGTCGATCCCGGAGGTCGATCATCATCGTCGCCGTGCGAATCCGGCACCTCGCCGGTCGGGTCCGACGCTGTCCGGGCGACCCGGGCCGGGAGGCGGTTCCGACCGGCTCGCCATGGTCACCGACGGACCGGGCAGTGTGATGATCGACGCTGGGCAGAGCCCGCCGGTCCCGGTCAGCCGTCCAGGCCACCCCCGGGCCGTCCGGTCTCAGCGGGCGCGCCGCTCCGGGTGCGCGCGGTTCCACACCCGCATCCGCTCCGGATAGCCGGTGCGCGCCGCCTCGTACAGCGGCACCGCGTGCTTTCGGGCGATGCTCCCCGCCGCGCGCGGCGTGCCGGTCCGGCGACGGATCCACTCGCCGTCGTGGGCGATCGCCACCACGGTGGTGTCCGTGGCCGTCGTCTCCGGCTCCAGGTAGAACTCCACCCCACGCCGGGTGGTGACGAACGTCTCCAGCGCCGCGAGGTCGTCGCGGGTCGCCTCCCGATCCAGCTTCGTCGGGGTCGCCTCGACGCCCCGTGACCGGCGACTGAACCAGCCCATGACCCGCCCCTCTCCTCGACGCCCTCCAGTTCAGCACCGCAACCTGGCAATACGCTGCGTGCCGGATGGGAGCAGGCTGACCCACGGCGGATGGAACCACCGGCGGGTGACCGGTGTCATGAGGGTGCTGCGAACGGAGGTCGCCCTGGACGACGACGCGCTCGTCACCCGCGCTCAGGCCGGTGACCTGGAGGCCTACGACCTCCTGGTCGCTCGGCACACCGCGTCCGCGTACCGGACGGCGGTGCTGCTCGGTGCCGGCGCGGACTCCGAGGACGTCGTCCAGGAGGCGTTCGTGAAGGCGTACCGCACGCTGGCCCGGTATCGCGGCGA
It contains:
- a CDS encoding cobyrinate a,c-diamide synthase yields the protein MPRAAAEPAAPWALPRVVVAAPASGHGKTTVATGLLAALRRRGLTVSPHKVGPDYIDPGYHALAAGRPGRNLDPFLVGADRIAALLRHGASVPTPADIAVVEGVMGLHDGAVGRRDFASTAHVARLVGAPVLLVLDTTAQGRSAAALTMGMAAFDPAVRVGGVILNRVGSARHETLLRDALAEVGVPVLGAVTRAAEVAAPSRHLGLVPVAERAPESLAIVTALAELVEATVDLDAVLDLARTAGPLTTPAWDPVAAVGGPAGVGRPRVALTGGPAFTFSYAETAELLTAAGADVVTVDPLRDPTLPADARALVIGGGFPEAYAQALADNATLRAEVADFDGPIVAECAGLLYLGRSLDGVPMCGRLASTARMTDRLTLGYREAVAVTGSPVAHAGEAVRGHEFHRTSTDPGHGDAPAWRWNDTAHGFVAGRVHASYLHTHWAGHPDAARRLVEACR
- a CDS encoding magnesium chelatase subunit D family protein, translating into MSARSEPVLRAPQSRTKEGPVTYPFSAVLGMADMRLALLLNAVSPAIGGVLVRGEKGTAKSTAVRALAALLPPVRRVVDCRFGCDPAEPDPACPDGPHPAGATAETRPARLVELPVGAAEDRVVGALDLEKAIGEGVRAFEPGLLAAAHRGVLYVDEVNLLHDHLVDLLLDAAAMGRSHVEREGVSVSHAARFLLVGTMNPEEGELRPQLLDRFGLTVEVNASRDPEIRVEVVRRRLAADADPVGFAARWADADAEIAAQVAAARERLPGVRLPDAALRQIAEVCAAFDVDGMRADIVTARTALAHAAWHGRDRVTVDDVRVAARLALPHRRRRDPFDTPGLDEKRLDEALRRAEDAHPDDPDDGGPDDSGPDGGGPTGGGPTGGGPIRDDGPVGGPRGGDGGDSLDQGESGTGEHSTTPDGPAAADNRPQRPVDDRGDGRDAGTAGGQADGADDQVRGGESQPVAVPRGGLRARTLTAPGLGDGVPGRRSRARTGRGRTTGARLPAGRVDALHLPATVRAAAPHQVTRGRLAGPLWLRPEDLREAVREGREGNLVLFVVDASGSMGARQRMVTVKDAVLALLTDAYQRRDKVAVIAFRGADARTLLPATSSVLAASTRLAELPTGGRTPLAEGLLAAVDLLRVERLRDPKRRPLVLIVTDGRATAGPRPLDRAAAAAQVLAATSAACVVVDCETGPVRLNLANRLATQLNAPVHPLTTLTHPTPHPNPRDLAVSVPA
- the cobM gene encoding precorrin-4 C(11)-methyltransferase — protein: MTSDGKVWFVGAGPGAADLLTLRAARVIADADIVIWAASLVHEDVLGHARPDAEVVDSSQLPIEGVLPLYRRAAARGLTVARIHSGDPALWGAVQEQLDLCRALGLAVEIVPGVSSFTAVAAIVGRELTVPEVAQSVILTRLEGGKTPMPPGERVRDFARHGTTMALFLSAARSGQVQAELLAGGYPEDTPAVVAYQATWPDELVARCTVGTLEATVKQHKLWKHTLFLVGPALAAEGTRSHLYHPGHFHTFRRAEPAARAELRRQTGARTGGTATPGHTP
- the cobN gene encoding cobaltochelatase subunit CobN; protein product: MRVLLLSTADTDLLAARASGADYRLANPARVAAEEVPALLDGVALVVVRLLGGRQAWPDGLDAVLASGLPTVVLGGEALPDAELMAISTVPSGVVTQALAYLVEGGPDNLRQLARFLSDTVLLTGEGFTPPTPTPAYGVHGDHPSDPERPTVGIVFYRAHALAGNTAFVDVLADAVRAAGGNPLPIFCGSLRGLTAGAGPLGLFARCDALLVTVLAAGGAVAADASGGGDEDAWDVGALAALDVPVIQALCLTSTHAQWAGSDAGLSPLDAAMQVAIPEFDGRIVTVPFSFKQIDPDGLSVYAADTERAARVAGIAVRHARLRYVPNADKRVAVVLSSYPTKHSRVGNAVGLDTPVSAVRLFAALAEAGYDLGDAPPPADGDALIHALIAAGGHDVEWLTPEQLAAAEARIPGPTYRRWFEQVPAELRERMREHWGDPPGELYTDDGDIVLAGLRFGNVALLIQPPRGFGENPIAIYHDPDLPPSHHYLAAYRWLAAPVADGGFGADAVVHLGKHGTLEWLPGKGLGLAADCAPDAVLADLPLVYPFIVNDPGEGTQAKRRAHAVVIDHLVPPMARAETYGDLAKLEQLLDEYATVQALDPAKVPTVRAQIWDLVRAAELHHDLHAEAMPDADDFDDFVLHLDGYLCEVKDVQIRDGLHILADAPTGEPRVNLVLAVLRAPQIWGGTRALPGLRQALAAAYALDEQELLASPGQRLALPAALTDVVDGPAGTAADAIDLIEAVARRLVVGMETLNWAVDAVDAVVLEVTGRPIPDAAAVLRFAATELVPRLDRTTDELRHTLGALDGRFVPPGPSGSPTRGLVNVLPTGRNFYSVDPKAIPSRNAWDVGVALADSLLARHLADTGAYPRSVGLTVWGTSAMRTQGDDIAEVLALLGCRPVWDDRSRRVTGIEVVPTAELGRPRVDVTVRISGFFRDAFPHVVALLDDAVRRVAALDEPDERNYLRAHVAADLAEHGDERRATARIFGSKPGAYGAGLLPLIDARTWRSDADLAEVYAVWGGYAYGRGLDGREARADMERSFARIAVAVKNQDTREHDIVDSDDYFQYHGGMVAMVRHLTGTSPAAYVGDSAMPHDVRTRTLGEETRRVFRARVVNPKWIAAMRRHGYKGAFELAATVDYLFGYDATAGVVDDWMYEHLAAAYLFDDTTREFLEQSNPWALRGITERLLEAADRGLWAKPEPATLDRLRDTYLASEGDLEDRV
- the cobO gene encoding cob(I)yrinic acid a,c-diamide adenosyltransferase, whose protein sequence is MPQGQPSHVPADGLTTRQRRHRPLLMVHTGQMKGKSTAAFGLALRAWTAGLPVGVFQFVKSAKWRVGEENAFRALGEVHERTGQGAPVAWHKMGEGWSWIQRGGQADHAADALEGWRQIQRDLAAERYGLYVLDEFTYPMKWGWVDVDEVVATLADRPGFQHVVITGRDADPRLVAAADLVAELTKVKHPMDAGQKGQKGIEW
- a CDS encoding cobalt-precorrin-5B (C(1))-methyltransferase yields the protein MTYPEPPLREPDLPRTAKVRPTALRTGWTTGACATAAAKAAVTALVTGETQPEVEIGLPAGRRVRFPVERCEVTGTPPSRAEAVVVKDAGDDPDVTHGAELTATVDWTDTPGLRLAGGAGVGTVTKPGLGLAVGGPAINDTPRRMIGEAVAEVVDLGEVGVRVVISVPRGEIMARKTTNRRLGILGGISILGTTGIVRPFSTASWRASVVQAVHVMAAQGERTVVLCTGGRTERAARALLPELPEVCFVEVGDFTGAAVTAAVEDAMTGVVFVGMAGKLAKLAAGILMTHYTRSKVDLSLLGAVTAEAGGDPALVAAVTEANTGRHAYELWEAAGLLAPAGDLLCRRVRQVLRRFAGPTVTVDVAMVDFAGSQVVASSGRWSG
- the cobI gene encoding precorrin-2 C(20)-methyltransferase, with protein sequence MTATLTGIGVGPGDPELLTVKAVRLLREADLVFVPVMADRPEPPATAGPTPPGADAGRAEATVRAHVPADRLRRLPFALDDRGGVTARRTAAWDDAARVVVESVDAGARSLAFATIGDPNVYSTFGYLAQSVRALRPAVRVATVPGVTAMQELAARSGTPLCEGREPLTLLPATAGPALFADALAGPGTVVVYKGWRRHPELLAELRRQGRISDAVLGRALGLPGEHIGPVDDTGADLPYLSTLLVPARREHRGGKL